The Ruminococcaceae bacterium BL-4 region AAACCAACCATAATATCGGTAGTGATCGCAGCATTTGGAAATGCCGCACGAAGGTTCTGAACGATTTCCCGGTATTCATCTGTTGTGTAATGACGATTCATTCGACGCAGAGTTTTATCACAACCGCTTTGAAGAGAAAGATGAAACTGAGGGCAGAGCTTCTTTTGTGCAGCCATCCGTGCGATTACCGGAGGAGTTAACTGCTCCGGTTCCAGAGAGCCCAGACGAACTCGGTGGATTTTCTTGATTTCGCAGGCTGTGTCAATGGCATCACATAAAGTTGCCCCGATGTCCTGTCCATAAGCAGGAAGATTGATTCCTGTAAGCACAATTTCGCGATACCCGTTTTCTGCAAGTTCTGAGAGTTCTTCTTTTAATTCTGATAATGGCTTGGAGCGAACTCGTCCGCGTGCATAGGGAATAATGCAATAGGAGCAGAAACGATTGCAGCCGTCTTCTATTTTGACAAAAGCGCGCGTATGTTCATGAAATTCTGTTACCTGCATAGACTCAAAGGATTTTCCATGTGGTTCAATATCGATGATTCGCTCACGATGTGTCAGAAAATCATGGATGTGAGGAATTAATGAGTTGCGGTTGGAATTTCCGAGAATAATATCGGCGTCATCAAGTGCGGCAGCCTTTTCGGGGAATGCCTGTGGCATGCAGCCGGTCAAAATAATGATGGAAGTGGGATTCTTCCTTCTCACGCGATGAAGCGTTTGACGAACTTTGTGGTCACTGGTGGCGGTGACGGTACAGGAATTAATTAAAATAATATCGGCACAGTCTCCTTCGCATACAGTGAATCCGGAATTTTCTGCCATAGAAAGCATAGCTTCGGTCTCATATTGATTTACTTTACAGCCGAGTGTGATTGCGGTAATGTTCATAAAATAGTCCAACTTTCTAAAAAGCAATTGCAAAAATGTTAAGAGATTATAAAGAATTCTCTTGAATTTTTTATAATGATGCGCTAAAATTGGAAAGATTTCAAAAAGACTCAGATGAAGAAAGGAGTTTGGTTAACATGTATACAGCTAAAATTCATCTGTCAAACATTGATGATGTTAAAAAATTTGTTTCGCTTGTGTCCGGTTTTCCGTTTGAGGTCAATCTCTGTACAGATAAGTATAAAATGAATGCAAAATCCATTATGGGTGTATTCAGCTTGAATCTCAGTGAACCGATTACAGTGGAAGTCGACGAGTGTAATGAGCAACAAAAAGAACTTTTTGCACAAAAGATCAAAGAGTTCCAGCAGACTAAAGTAGAATCGTGAGAACGTGACAAACATTGCTGCCGCTTTTAAGCGACAGTTTTTTTTTGCTTTATTTCACTTCAGTTTCTGCGTCTTCAATTTCTTTAGAGAGTGTTTCCCATAAAGACATTAAATTCTCGTTTTCTGTTTGCAGTGCATTGATTTTTTTCGTCAGTTCCAATGCTGTTTGATAGTCACTGACGATTTCTGGAGATTGCAGTTGCTCATTAAGTGCTTGAAGTTCGTTTTCAATTTCATCAATCCGATTTTCTGTTCTGCCTACATCTGCTTTCATTTTTCGCAAATGAGCTTGTTGCTCTTTGCGAAGCTGATAAGAGTTTTCTTTTTTAGGGGCAGAAAGATCGATCCCTTCTGAGATGGACTGCTCCTTTTTTTGTTCTGCCAGAAAGTCTTCATAGTTTCCTTTGTAAGGGACAGCACGATCCGGCCTTAAATCATAAATATGGTCGGCAAGTTTATTAATTAAATAACGGTCATGCGAAACAATTAAAAGAGTTCCCTCATAATCGAGCAGCGCATTCTCCAGCGCTTCACTGGAGGGAATATCGAGATGGTTGGTAGGTTCATCAAGAAGAAGAAAATTAGAGCGGGAGAGCATCAGCTTTAAGAGCAATACCCGGGCGCGTTCACCACCGGAAAGAGTTGCAACGGATTTAAAGACATCATCCCCCTGAAATAGGAAAACAGCCAATGCGCTGCGAATTTGTGTCTGTGTGAGGCTGGGGTAAGAATCCCAAATTTCATCCAAAACATTTTTTTCTGTATGAAGGCCGGTCTGTAATTGGTCGTAATAGCCGACTGAGACACCACTTCCGAAAATGATTGTTCCGCAGTCCGGTTTGTTCTGCCCCAACAGTGTTTTCAGCAGAGAAGTTTTTCCGCAGCCATTAGGACCGAGTAAAAAGACGCGTTCCTCACGGCGAATATCAAGGTCAATATTTTCGAAAAGCGGTTTTTCCCCGAAAGTGAGGGAGAGATCCTTTGCCTTTAGGACTTCATCACCGCTGCGCTGTTTAATTGAAAAATGGAAATGTAAAGTTTGAGCAGCACTTTCAGGAATTTCCAGGGAGTCTTGCAGACGGTCGATTACTTTCAACTTGCTTTCAGCCGTGCGGATATTCTTTTCTCGGTTCCATTGACGCTGTTGCTTTACCACACCCTCCAGACGATGGATTTCCCGTTGGGTATTTTTGTAGCGTCTGGTTACCGTCAGATCGTTTTGTTCTTTTTGCGAAAGATAAGAGGAATATCCGCCTTTATAACAGGTTAGATGTCCATTGGAGAGTTCAAAGGTACGATTGCAGAGCTTATCAAGAAAATATCGGTCATGGGAAATTACTAAAAAAGCACCGTTAAAATTTCTGAGAAAGTCTTCCAGCCATTCAACACTGGAAATATCAAGGTGGTTGGTGGGCTCATCCAAAAGAAGCAAATTGGAAGAACTTAGCAGAAGTTTGGCAAGCTGAAGTTTTGCACGCTGGCCTCCGCTTAAAACGCCGATCGGTTGTCCCATTTGTTCGTCGGTAAAACCAAGTCCGAGAAGAGTACTGCGTGCTCTTGCGCGGCAGGTTAGTCCTCCTCGGCGAAGAAATGTATCACTGAGCAGGCTTTGACGCTCAATAAGATGATCCATATCCGGGCTGCCTGCACCAATAGCATGTCCGATTTCTTCCAGATTGCGTTCCATTTTCAGAAGATCGGAAAAGACGGTCAGAACCTCTGCATAGGCAGTCCTTTCTAAATCACGGCAAACATGTTGTTCCATATATCCAATTTGTGTGCGGTTGGCTTTGGAAACGGTTCCTTCATCTGCAGGCTGCTCTAAAGTCAGTGCTTTTAAAAGCGTCGTTTTGCCGCTGCCATTTGCTCCCACAAGACCGATCCGGTCATTTTGTTGAATTTCGAAGGAGACATTTTGAAAAACTGTTTCAACTCCAAATGATTTTGACAGTCCGCTTACACTCATCAACCCCATTCAAAAATCCCCCTTCAAAAAATCATATACCGTCTTATTATACAGAAACAATTTTCTAAAATCAAGATAATCGCTTTACGGGGGCATGGAGCAATGCTATAATAATTCAGTAGGAGATGATTGCGTGCAAATCGGGATTTCGACCGCTTGCTTTTATCCGGAAGTATTGGAAAACGGATTTGAAAAGCTGCTCAATTGTGGCTTTCGCTTTTTTGAAGTGTTCGTCAATACGTTCTCTGAGCTACACCATCCGTATCTTGACCAGCTTAAAATTCAGGCGGAAAGCCGTGGCGCGAAGATTTTAAGTTTGCATCCGTTTACATCAGGCTTTGAGAGCTTTCTGCTTTTTTCGGCCTATGAGCGTCGGTTCGAAGACGGTATGGAATTTTATCGCCAGTATTTTGAGGCAGCGGCGTTTTTAGGCGCAGAAATTTTAGTGCTGCACGGACAGAGAAAAGAGCGCGCAGGGGATATTCCGGAAGAGATCTATTTTGAACGTTATCATCGCCTTTTTGAGCTTGGAAAAACTTATGGAATTACACTTGCACAGGAAAATGTAAATGCATTTTGCAGCGAAAATCCGGAGTTTTTACACCGTATGCGGTCTTATCTGCACGGGGATTGCGCATTTGTTCTTGATTTGAAACAGGCAGTGCGGTCTGGTCATGATCCGTTTGAGACTTGTGCACAGATGGGAGAACAATTAATACATATTCACCTTAATGATCATAAGCCCGGAAAAGATTGTTTGCTGCCAGGCCGGGGAATTACGGATTATGGTCGCCTGATGAGGCAGCTTAAACGGCAGAACTATAAAGGAAACTTAATTATTGAAGTTTATCGGAAGAATTTTGGTGGTCGTCAGGATCTGATTGAGGCGAAGCGAAAGGCGGAAGCAATCCAAAAATATTTTTACACAATATCATCTTGAATTTCAGAAAAAATTCGTGTTATAATAAAAATATTGGGATTATGTGTTGGAATTATAATAAGGAGGTAGGCTGATGAAATGTCCATATTGTGGAAATGAAGAAAGCAAAGTGATTGACTCTCGGCCGACAGATGAAGGAGAGCGAATTCGCCGCCGCCGGGAATGCCTTAAATGCGCAAAAAGATTTACGACTTATGAAATCATTGAAACGGTTCCGATTATCGTTATTAAGCGAGACAAATCCCGCGAAACATTTGATCGAAATAAATTGTTGAATGGCCTCCTGCGTGCTTGTGAAAAGCGGCCGATTTCGGTAGATCAACTGGAGCGTGTTGTGGATGAAATCGAAAACATGCTTCAAAATTCTTTGGATCGAGAAGTTCCGTCTTCTTTGATTGGCGAATATGCAATGAAACAACTGCAGAAAATCGACGAAGTCGCTTATGTTCGGTTTGCGTCGGTTTATCGTCAGTTTCAGGATATCGACACTTTTATGGAAGAACTTAGCCGTATCATGAAAAATAAAAAATAGAACATAGGGAAAGACCTTTGATCTTAAAATGGTGTGTATTGCCTATTTTGCAGTGCACATCATTTTTTATTGTGAGTTAGATGGTAGCTTACTATTTTTAATATTGATCCTCAAGACGTGGAAAAAATTGCAGCTCGAATATTCTCCCGCTTTATGAAAGAAAACAAAAATAATAGAAAAAATAACAGGATTGACATTTTTTTATTTTTGTATTAATATAAAAAAGTGTTTATAGATAACTTTACATAATTGCAATTTTTAAGATGAAGAATTGTAAAATATTGTATTTTGATAATTGAGTCTGTTTGAATGATAAAAACAGAGTATACTAGAGTTAGAGCTGAAATATTTCTCTTTAAAAATGGGAGAGTGCTGAGTTTGGATAAATTTGTAATTACAGGCGGCCGCCGCTTGGAAGGCGAAGTTAATATTAGCGGAGCTAAAAATGCAGCGGTTGCTATTATACCTGCGGTGGCATTATCTGATGATGTGTGCCGCTTGGAAAATATACCAGAGATTACAGACGT contains the following coding sequences:
- a CDS encoding MiaB family protein, possibly involved in tRNA or rRNA modification; the protein is MNITAITLGCKVNQYETEAMLSMAENSGFTVCEGDCADIILINSCTVTATSDHKVRQTLHRVRRKNPTSIIILTGCMPQAFPEKAAALDDADIILGNSNRNSLIPHIHDFLTHRERIIDIEPHGKSFESMQVTEFHEHTRAFVKIEDGCNRFCSYCIIPYARGRVRSKPLSELKEELSELAENGYREIVLTGINLPAYGQDIGATLCDAIDTACEIKKIHRVRLGSLEPEQLTPPVIARMAAQKKLCPQFHLSLQSGCDKTLRRMNRHYTTDEYREIVQNLRAAFPNAAITTDIMVGFSGETEEEFQKNLAFEQEIAFSKVHVFPYSRRPGTRAYEMPEQVSNAEKERRSAAMIAAAHKTQQAFLKAQVGLCEEVLFERSCAKNVYEGYTPNYTLVRAISSDDLSGKLLMTEILTAESGFCTGKIQI
- a CDS encoding HPr family phosphocarrier protein, with product MYTAKIHLSNIDDVKKFVSLVSGFPFEVNLCTDKYKMNAKSIMGVFSLNLSEPITVEVDECNEQQKELFAQKIKEFQQTKVES
- the ydiF gene encoding Uncharacterized ABC transporter ATP-binding protein YdiF encodes the protein MGLMSVSGLSKSFGVETVFQNVSFEIQQNDRIGLVGANGSGKTTLLKALTLEQPADEGTVSKANRTQIGYMEQHVCRDLERTAYAEVLTVFSDLLKMERNLEEIGHAIGAGSPDMDHLIERQSLLSDTFLRRGGLTCRARARSTLLGLGFTDEQMGQPIGVLSGGQRAKLQLAKLLLSSSNLLLLDEPTNHLDISSVEWLEDFLRNFNGAFLVISHDRYFLDKLCNRTFELSNGHLTCYKGGYSSYLSQKEQNDLTVTRRYKNTQREIHRLEGVVKQQRQWNREKNIRTAESKLKVIDRLQDSLEIPESAAQTLHFHFSIKQRSGDEVLKAKDLSLTFGEKPLFENIDLDIRREERVFLLGPNGCGKTSLLKTLLGQNKPDCGTIIFGSGVSVGYYDQLQTGLHTEKNVLDEIWDSYPSLTQTQIRSALAVFLFQGDDVFKSVATLSGGERARVLLLKLMLSRSNFLLLDEPTNHLDIPSSEALENALLDYEGTLLIVSHDRYLINKLADHIYDLRPDRAVPYKGNYEDFLAEQKKEQSISEGIDLSAPKKENSYQLRKEQQAHLRKMKADVGRTENRIDEIENELQALNEQLQSPEIVSDYQTALELTKKINALQTENENLMSLWETLSKEIEDAETEVK
- a CDS encoding Endonuclease → MQIGISTACFYPEVLENGFEKLLNCGFRFFEVFVNTFSELHHPYLDQLKIQAESRGAKILSLHPFTSGFESFLLFSAYERRFEDGMEFYRQYFEAAAFLGAEILVLHGQRKERAGDIPEEIYFERYHRLFELGKTYGITLAQENVNAFCSENPEFLHRMRSYLHGDCAFVLDLKQAVRSGHDPFETCAQMGEQLIHIHLNDHKPGKDCLLPGRGITDYGRLMRQLKRQNYKGNLIIEVYRKNFGGRQDLIEAKRKAEAIQKYFYTISS
- the nrdR gene encoding negative regulator of transcription of ribonucleotide reductase nrd genes and operons (Evidence 2a : Function from experimental evidences in other organisms; PubMedId : 16950922, 27920297, 28624879; Product type r : regulator); its protein translation is MKCPYCGNEESKVIDSRPTDEGERIRRRRECLKCAKRFTTYEIIETVPIIVIKRDKSRETFDRNKLLNGLLRACEKRPISVDQLERVVDEIENMLQNSLDREVPSSLIGEYAMKQLQKIDEVAYVRFASVYRQFQDIDTFMEELSRIMKNKK